tttctcccaTATTATTAGTAATAAATTGACTTTACTTTTGATCCTTCCTTATGCTATCTGATTTAAGTACATTTAAATTTCAGCTAGTTATATTACttaaattatcaatatattaGGTTGAGTTTGTATTTTTacttcatatttaaaaatagtataattttaaaaaacaatccaaatatatcatattttaacacgcttaaattaattgaagatcAGATATTTCTCAATCTAACGatcataaaaatcaaaacaacatGAGACCAAAAAGTACTATTATCGGCCCTCTTCTATTTTAGAAACTCTTTTTGGTATTAATCAACCAAGTTCcatcaattgaagaaaatattcTACTCTTCAACACATTAAAAATCAAAGTTCCATTGTTGCAAACAGTAAATGACATTATAAATTCTATCTATTACCACTTATACCTAGAATATTTTCCTAAAAGctgatatttatttaatttaactaagTAATATTTCATGCATAAATGTGTCTTAATTTCAATTTGTAGGTCCTCGAATAGCCATAAGCCTCTCCAGAAAGATGTTGAAGTCTTCGTCTCTACTCAACATACTTACCCTAACAGTTCTTAAATCACTTCCAAATCTTCTTCCACTCCTTGTATGAATCTTGTGTTCTTTAAGAAGCTTTTGACAATCCTCCTCTTCACTTCCTTTGCAAATTAGCCATGCAAACGCTGTTTCAGAACAATaagaatttcaaattcaaaagaaaaaaaaaaatttttttttaaaatatagatcGATAACAATCATAGCTTGTAATCTTGAACGTGACATAACATTGTAATATTTTCGTTATTACCAGGGTGTGCTTCACAAAAGTCTTTTGTGAAAAGGCAATATTGAAGAGGGTATTTCTGGAGGACAAAAAAATCACTAGCCATAACAACTTGTCTTAACCTCTGCCACCTGTTAGTCATAAGAGACTGACTATATTCGAAGAAATTTTCCATTTTGGGATCCAAACAACTATCAGAGACCACTTTAAGAATCTTAGCAGCTCTAAGTTGAGCTTCCTTACATACACCGATTGTACTAATCTCCATAAACTTTGTCATTTTCCTTGCCACCTCTTTGTCCTTAACAAGTGCCCAACTGCATgtaaatcaaattataataagtGAGAAATTGAAATTTGTAAACTTCTGTAGATTTGAGTTGTAGAATTAGTTATTGATACTTTGAAGctaaaaataattgttgatGTGCTTTATTTTGTGATAGTGCCTCACTTGTAATTAATGTTTGAAAAACTTACCCAATTCTAGAACCAGCATGACCAGTACATTTGGAAATAGTGAAGAGCATAACATCATGGTTGGCAGGTATGGTAATAGCAGTGTATTGCGGCCAATAATAAACTAAATCATAGATTAATTTTCCTTGATCTCCATTGACTACAGGCTCTCTAATAACCCCATCAGGATTATTTGGAGATGTAATGAACTCAATATAAGATCCACTTTTCTCAAAAGTTCTTGCATCTCCTGCCCATTTGTGCAGTCCTGACCTCACAAAATCAGTCACTTCTGGATAAGCCTGCAATACGACAATTACTCTGTAATTAACCAGGAAATGTCGCTTTTAAAGTAGACTAACTAAGTCACATGATGTGTTCTAAGAATTATATATCACGTTGTATTTAAGGGTGTGGCCTAGTGATTTctttaattataagaaaaagaattatgatttatgttataattaatgGATCTAACATGTACCAAGAACCATGTGACTATTTAATAAAGAACAAGCAGTAATATTTTTAACATGTAGTGCAAATCTTTGCATGAACCATGTTCCTATATTATGTCTCTTTAGGATACAATGCAAGTAACCAACATTGTCACAGCAAGAAACATGGTATGTTAATATAAGTGAAACATTACTAAACACCTTGTTTTGTTGACTTTTAATAGGTTTATTATAGATTGATCAATATGCATTAGACATGTTAAAATAATACCTAAAGTCAAAAAGAATCATTAGCCATGTTGAGTCTTAAAACCTTATTATATAGCGCcttcaataatttttcatttttgaccACTAATTTTATCATGCATAGGGTAGGACATTCATCacaatttaaatacaaaatatatcgTATAAACGTTTACCGAATAAAAAGGTGTAGCTGAAACTACACTGACAGGCTCAAGCTGATCAGTAGGAGAAAGAGCATACAGTGCAGCTTGCATAAGCTGGCTTGATCCAGTGCcaacaacaatataataatCATCCACAATTGCGTTTCCAACTATATTGTGCAGCCTCTTAATTTGTTCCTCTAGTTTCGACTCCATGAACCAACACAAACTCTTACCATTAGCAAAATAACTCAATGAATCATCACCATTGAATGTTATGCCACACTTGTTCCCTATTTTTCTCCAATATGGCTCATACATTATTGGATCACCACTATAAACCCAACAAAAATCAAATCCCAAATTAGTATTCCAACAAAGAGAATTGAGCAATTTGTAACATTTctacaaattttatgaaaatggaTCTAATCTCTAGAAACATAAAAAAGCATTCAACATTGAATATCAAAATTGGCGATTtcacatataaaaaattgaatcgGGAGATTGACCAAGATCATAAGGGTATAACTTATATGAAACATtctaatgaaaaatgaattaaaattgcAAACGAATACTTACTGATCTAGATTAATAGTGGTGAAAGTGTCCTTAATATCATTTTCTGGAGTTGCACAAGGAGCAGAAGAACACTTGACAAGGCAACCATCTGTTCCACAcatctttttctcttctttttttttaagaaaaaaatctaatatcgatcacaaataaatttatgtGAGAAGAAGAtagatttgaaatatatatatagagaaggAGACAAATCTAATTAgcgagaaaatatttttttaattaatacataaatttttgGATCATCTTATTGATTGCACTTGCCAATCTCCACAAGGAcctctaattaattaattggagtAGAATTGCATTTATCTCttttataatcttgatttttctcattaaattttAGTTATCCTGAAACTTTTTCCATGTAATAAGGAGAATAAATACAGAAGTGTCTATTTGGGAAGCTGCCACATGGTAAGTGAAATTGGTGAGGTTACGGATCACATAGCTTAGTAATTACTTAATATTGaaattacacatttttattagtaataaattaATGACAGGATAATTACGAGAATATCTTTGATGGTACAAATATAATGACAcatttaaattgattaaaatataaaagtatttatcaaaaataaagaaCTAAAATTTGATAAGTACATTCCCTAATAAATGATAttacattaaatatttaagatacATAATATctcttgaaaatatattaaattaacaATCAAATATTTGTAACTAATTTTGTGTAAacagaaaagaaatattttcaacttaactaattgtaaaaaataaaagaacacatggacttaatatttgaaaataataataatttcataacaCTATTTATACATCTACTTTAAAAATGATAATCTATCAATTGTAAGCGAAAGTAAAAATATGCAATGTGAAATAGCAAGTTAAtagtacaaaataaataaattaaaatagaaaaatataacttaaataattaaaaattccaaaaaaacaacaacagaAGAAGCTTAACATGATACTTTTATGTAAAATTccaatataacataaaataagtGTCAACATAACTTAAAGTAAATATAATTAGAAGGAAGGAGAAAATTAAGTCTATAATCTTATTAAGTAAAGTTCTACCTTATCATATGTCATAACATCAACTTTTACTAAAAGTATTAAGAACGAATTTCGTTATCaatcttaaatattttaaactattcaGCCTAGATCACACTGATTCGAAGAGTTTTCCAAGcctcaaattactaaaatcTACCGTTAGCCACTACAAAGTCTAATTGATTATACTTGTTTATTAAAGAACAAGTAATTACTtgctctttctttctctttttgaaaaatcaaattgattctaaattaaatacattcgaataattattaaaataaaatattatacttataaaataaaaaatatcaacagcaataatatataagaaaaaaaatacaacacaAAGTAGAATATTAAATATACCTAATTAAAAACGTGATAGCTCAAAAATGCACTTCTTCcatacaataattattttgtaagtTATAAGCAATAATAACTTGACAATtaaatttataggaaaaccCCAATATTGAGACAAAAAGGCAAATTTGAGAAATAAGGTAAATAGTATAATATAAAGAAGGTAAATCTAAGAAGTAAGACAAGcaatttaatataaaagaaactaaatttaagaagtaacgtaagtaattttttttatatatatatataaaggtgAATCTAAGAAAGTAAGGCAAGTAACAATATCAGCTCATTTTATTTGTTTccataatataaaataaggaAACAAATAAACTATTCCATTTTCCAGGTAAGGTAACAAATGTCNNNNNtatatatatatatatatatatatatatatatatgaatttttagaATCACATAGTTTTAATATGAGATTCAATCTATGtctttttagtttgtaattacgtatacattaatttcttaaaaagtaacacaaattggatatataatatgtagctcggatacattaaagagTATCTCGGATACATTATAGCATAAAccggatacataatatgtaggtGGGATGCATTAAAAActagctcgaatacattaaaaattagctcgaatacattataaaataagctggatacataatatgtagctcggatacattaatatgcagctcgaatatattaaagaaataagaaattttatatatattttgaaatagaagAGGATTATAGAAATAAGGAAACATAGAACGTGTATTTCACTAATGACTTAATTAGCTTTAGCTTt
The window above is part of the Solanum pennellii chromosome 5, SPENNV200 genome. Proteins encoded here:
- the LOC107020730 gene encoding L-tryptophan--pyruvate aminotransferase 1-like, with product MCGTDGCLVKCSSAPCATPENDIKDTFTTINLDHGDPIMYEPYWRKIGNKCGITFNGDDSLSYFANGKSLCWFMESKLEEQIKRLHNIVGNAIVDDYYIVVGTGSSQLMQAALYALSPTDQLEPVSVVSATPFYSAYPEVTDFVRSGLHKWAGDARTFEKSGSYIEFITSPNNPDGVIREPVVNGDQGKLIYDLVYYWPQYTAITIPANHDVMLFTISKCTGHAGSRIGWALVKDKEVARKMTKFMEISTIGVCKEAQLRAAKILKVVSDSCLDPKMENFFEYSQSLMTNRWQRLRQVVMASDFFVLQKYPLQYCLFTKDFCEAHPAFAWLICKGSEEEDCQKLLKEHKIHTRSGRRFGSDLRTVRVSMLSRDEDFNIFLERLMAIRGPTN